The following coding sequences are from one Pseudonocardia sp. EC080619-01 window:
- a CDS encoding alpha/beta fold hydrolase, protein MTTGGPTVVLVHGAACNSSSWTGVVRELALRGVRTLAVDLPGHGPGARIPRGLLGGRDAALAATEPSGMAGVGTADDVASVAGVLRRAGEHGPVVLVGISRGGLTLNAVANAHPELVDRLVYVTAHCPVAAGAGEYHASPENADSLLHDTAGLIVADPGVIGALRFDWGTADPALLDTLQAALLADGTRDELLTYLHAQDPDESVLVDDDLVRADAATWGTIPRHYVRLPADRALPVALQDRWIAEADALTPDNRFVVHDLDATHIGAQVHPGPLADVLEGITRLHNG, encoded by the coding sequence GTGACCACCGGTGGACCGACCGTCGTGCTCGTCCACGGCGCCGCGTGCAACTCGTCGTCGTGGACGGGGGTCGTCCGCGAGCTCGCGCTCCGCGGCGTCCGCACCCTCGCCGTGGACCTTCCCGGGCACGGCCCGGGTGCGCGCATCCCCCGCGGCCTGCTCGGCGGCCGCGACGCCGCGCTCGCCGCGACCGAGCCGAGCGGGATGGCCGGCGTCGGGACCGCCGACGACGTCGCGTCCGTCGCGGGTGTGCTGCGGCGGGCGGGGGAGCACGGGCCCGTCGTGCTCGTGGGGATCAGCCGGGGCGGGCTCACGCTGAATGCGGTCGCCAACGCGCACCCGGAGCTGGTGGACCGGCTCGTCTACGTCACCGCGCACTGCCCGGTCGCTGCGGGCGCCGGCGAGTACCACGCGAGCCCGGAGAACGCGGACAGCCTGTTGCACGACACCGCGGGGCTGATCGTCGCCGATCCCGGCGTGATCGGGGCGCTGCGGTTCGACTGGGGCACCGCCGATCCCGCGCTGCTCGACACCCTGCAGGCCGCGCTGCTCGCCGACGGGACCCGCGACGAGCTGCTCACCTACCTCCACGCACAGGACCCGGACGAGTCGGTCCTCGTCGACGACGACCTGGTGCGCGCCGACGCGGCCACCTGGGGAACGATCCCGCGGCACTACGTCCGGCTCCCCGCCGACCGCGCCCTGCCGGTCGCGCTGCAGGACCGCTGGATCGCCGAGGCGGACGCCCTCACCCCGGACAACCGGTTCGTCGTGCACGACCTCGACGCGACGCACATCGGGGCGCAGGTGCACCCCGGGCCGCTCGCGGACGTCCTGGAGGGGATCACGAGGCTCCACAACGGGTGA
- a CDS encoding serine/threonine-protein kinase, with protein MQRGDDPDRTRRAAPGTWQTGNHRRDGARRADDDPATRRNAPPPAGPPPQGPPQQGNPPQGRPPQGPPQQGPHQPGPPPQGAPQDPTRRTPPPDATRRVGPPPPPGPPPPGHGDPATARHGGPPPDGTRRMGPPPTAAYGAPRQHRPDATRMMPAPVTEPELLGGRYRLEGLLGQGGMADVHRATDTRLNRPVAVKIFGAADDPTADQRFEQEAQVMANLRHPGLVAVHDFAVEPDRAYLVMELVDGPSLKDVVAREDLPPDDIRRIGTEIAQTLAYVHGQGVTHRDVKPSNVLIDSDGRARLADFGIAALLGADGHTAAGEIIGTPAYLSPEQVQGREVGPPTDVYALGLVLLESWTGRQEYQGEGLQGAAERVHRAPVVPADVPDPLRSTIAEATATDPRRRPDAHRVAEMLAGPTPAPVAPEPEPEPEQRDLGSSGAGKWIAIGAFVVALLVLLIGFLLFGGDGSDTQAPPTTESSAPPTTESSEQTSEAPTSEDGGDGFPLPSLPSNLPTELPSLPSNLPTELPSLPSNLPDPGQIGEDAQGFWDTVSGWWSRFTGGGN; from the coding sequence GTGCAGCGCGGGGACGATCCGGACCGCACCCGCCGGGCGGCGCCCGGGACGTGGCAGACCGGGAACCACCGCCGGGACGGCGCGCGCCGTGCCGACGACGACCCCGCCACCCGGCGGAACGCCCCACCGCCGGCGGGCCCGCCACCACAGGGCCCCCCGCAGCAGGGGAACCCGCCCCAGGGCCGGCCCCCGCAGGGGCCGCCGCAGCAGGGCCCGCACCAGCCGGGACCGCCGCCGCAGGGCGCACCGCAGGACCCCACCCGACGCACGCCGCCGCCGGACGCGACCCGCCGGGTCGGCCCGCCGCCTCCGCCCGGTCCGCCCCCGCCCGGGCACGGTGACCCGGCCACGGCACGGCACGGCGGCCCGCCGCCCGACGGCACCCGCCGGATGGGCCCGCCCCCGACCGCCGCCTACGGCGCGCCCCGGCAGCACCGCCCGGACGCGACGCGGATGATGCCCGCGCCCGTCACCGAGCCGGAGCTGCTCGGCGGGCGCTACCGCCTGGAGGGCCTCCTCGGCCAGGGCGGCATGGCCGACGTCCACCGCGCCACCGACACCCGGCTCAACCGGCCGGTCGCCGTCAAGATCTTCGGTGCGGCCGACGACCCGACCGCCGACCAGCGCTTCGAGCAGGAGGCGCAGGTCATGGCGAACCTGCGGCACCCCGGCCTGGTCGCGGTGCACGACTTCGCCGTCGAGCCGGACCGCGCCTACCTGGTGATGGAGCTCGTCGACGGGCCGTCGCTCAAGGACGTCGTCGCCCGCGAGGACCTGCCGCCCGACGACATCCGCCGGATCGGCACCGAGATCGCGCAGACCCTCGCCTACGTCCACGGCCAGGGCGTGACGCACCGGGACGTGAAGCCGTCCAACGTGCTGATCGACTCCGACGGCCGCGCCCGGCTGGCCGACTTCGGCATCGCCGCGCTGCTGGGTGCGGACGGCCACACCGCGGCCGGGGAGATCATCGGGACGCCGGCGTACCTCTCGCCGGAGCAGGTGCAGGGCCGCGAGGTCGGCCCGCCGACCGACGTCTACGCGCTCGGGCTGGTGCTGCTGGAGTCCTGGACCGGGCGGCAGGAGTACCAGGGCGAGGGGCTGCAGGGCGCCGCGGAGCGGGTGCACCGTGCCCCGGTCGTGCCCGCGGACGTCCCGGACCCGCTGCGGTCGACGATCGCCGAGGCCACCGCCACCGACCCGCGCCGGCGGCCGGACGCCCACCGGGTCGCCGAGATGCTCGCCGGACCCACCCCGGCGCCGGTGGCCCCGGAACCCGAGCCGGAGCCCGAGCAGCGGGACCTGGGCTCGTCCGGGGCCGGGAAGTGGATCGCGATCGGCGCGTTCGTCGTCGCGCTCCTCGTGCTGCTCATCGGGTTCCTGCTCTTCGGCGGGGACGGCTCGGACACCCAGGCCCCGCCGACGACGGAGTCCAGCGCTCCCCCCACGACGGAGAGCAGCGAGCAGACCAGCGAGGCGCCGACGTCGGAGGACGGCGGGGACGGCTTCCCGCTGCCGTCGCTGCCGTCGAACCTGCCGACCGAGCTGCCGTCGCTGCCGTCGAACCTGCCCACCGAGCTGCCGTCGCTGCCCTCGAACCTGCCGGACCCCGGTCAGATCGGGGAGGACGCGCAGGGCTTCTGGGACACCGTCTCGGGCTGGTGGTCACGGTTCACCGGCGGAGGGAACTGA
- a CDS encoding cytochrome c oxidase assembly protein — protein MSASTEPTTPTGAGPRPDGAGPDPAVGPPVRRDRRSSLTALTLVLAAACAGLAVAVSLGDDGFWQLSGLPVPAPGVKAATVAAKVLAVAATALAAGSLLVGGLLAAPQESGTVDVHGYRAVRRGTLAAGAAGVLAIGAAWLSVADMIGTAPSELASAGPVGWLGAAATLEEPLGWALAGVVLLLVTAGAAWTLSWKAVAALGAIAAAAVALPAAVHPAATGTAHDWSGDANVLRAVAGVAWLGIVAALVAHRTHGGALGGRTGARARGLLLVTGVVYLVGEVVLQLVVTTGGPLSGSAYVRTAVVVALLLVALMPVTALIGAGLRDDPGGRATGRWLPVGAVLGALVATLGVAGIRLVPPRFTGAGATALETLIGWDIEQPFTALTLLTHWRWNLLFGTGAVLLAVLYAIGVHRLAGRGVRWPVGRTWAWMLGCATLLLATSSGLGFYSPSMFSVHMISHMTLNMLAPILLSLGGAVTLALRVLRPAGRGNPPGPREWLLAGVHSRIARVLTHPACAAVLFVGSFYVLYFTPLFDGALRFHWSHQLMNLHFVLVGYLFFWPLIGVDSAPHRLPHLGRLAVMLATMPFHAFFGIAVMSSSEVLGRNFYAQVGLPWIDLLADQKVGGGIAWATGEIPMLLVMVTLVVQWSRDDSREAARKDRQAERDDDAELRAYNEMLSKLRQGG, from the coding sequence GTGAGCGCGAGCACGGAGCCGACCACCCCCACCGGGGCCGGCCCGCGACCGGACGGAGCGGGCCCGGATCCTGCGGTCGGCCCGCCGGTCCGGCGTGACCGCCGGTCGTCGCTCACCGCGCTGACGCTCGTCCTCGCCGCGGCCTGCGCCGGGCTCGCCGTCGCCGTGTCCCTCGGCGACGACGGGTTCTGGCAGCTGAGCGGCCTGCCCGTCCCGGCCCCCGGGGTGAAGGCCGCGACGGTCGCGGCGAAGGTGCTCGCCGTCGCCGCCACGGCGCTGGCCGCCGGATCGCTGCTGGTCGGCGGGCTGCTCGCGGCCCCGCAGGAGTCCGGGACCGTCGACGTGCACGGCTACCGGGCGGTCCGCCGCGGCACCCTCGCCGCCGGTGCCGCCGGGGTGCTCGCGATCGGCGCCGCCTGGCTGTCGGTCGCCGACATGATCGGCACCGCGCCGTCCGAGCTGGCCTCGGCCGGGCCGGTCGGCTGGCTGGGCGCGGCCGCGACGCTAGAGGAGCCGCTGGGCTGGGCGCTGGCCGGTGTCGTCCTGCTGCTGGTCACCGCCGGTGCCGCCTGGACGCTGAGCTGGAAGGCGGTCGCCGCGCTCGGCGCGATCGCCGCGGCCGCTGTCGCGCTGCCGGCCGCGGTGCACCCGGCCGCGACCGGCACCGCGCACGACTGGAGCGGCGACGCGAACGTGCTGCGCGCCGTCGCGGGTGTCGCCTGGCTGGGCATCGTGGCCGCGCTCGTCGCGCACCGCACGCACGGTGGGGCGCTCGGTGGGCGGACCGGGGCGCGGGCCCGCGGCCTGCTGCTCGTGACGGGCGTCGTGTACCTGGTGGGCGAGGTCGTCCTCCAGCTGGTGGTGACGACCGGTGGCCCGCTGTCCGGGTCGGCGTACGTGCGCACCGCCGTCGTCGTGGCGCTGCTGCTGGTGGCGCTGATGCCCGTCACCGCCCTGATCGGGGCTGGCCTGCGCGACGACCCCGGCGGGCGCGCGACGGGCCGGTGGCTCCCGGTCGGGGCGGTGCTCGGCGCGCTGGTGGCGACGCTGGGGGTCGCGGGCATCCGGCTCGTCCCGCCGCGGTTCACCGGCGCCGGGGCGACCGCGCTGGAGACGCTGATCGGCTGGGACATCGAGCAGCCCTTCACCGCGCTGACGCTGCTCACCCACTGGCGCTGGAACCTGCTGTTCGGTACCGGCGCGGTGCTGCTGGCGGTGCTGTACGCGATCGGCGTGCACCGGCTCGCCGGCCGTGGCGTGCGCTGGCCGGTCGGGCGCACCTGGGCGTGGATGCTGGGCTGCGCGACGCTGCTGCTGGCGACGTCGTCCGGGCTGGGCTTCTACTCACCGTCCATGTTCAGCGTCCACATGATCAGCCACATGACGCTGAACATGCTCGCGCCGATCCTGCTCAGCCTGGGCGGGGCGGTCACGCTGGCGCTGCGCGTGCTGCGCCCGGCCGGCCGCGGCAACCCGCCCGGCCCGCGGGAGTGGCTGCTCGCCGGCGTCCACTCCCGGATCGCGCGGGTGCTGACCCACCCGGCGTGCGCCGCGGTGCTGTTCGTCGGCTCGTTCTACGTCCTGTACTTCACCCCGCTGTTCGACGGCGCCCTGCGGTTCCACTGGTCGCACCAGCTGATGAACCTGCACTTCGTGCTGGTCGGGTACCTGTTCTTCTGGCCGCTGATCGGCGTCGACTCGGCGCCGCACCGGCTGCCGCACCTGGGCAGGCTCGCCGTGATGCTGGCGACGATGCCGTTCCACGCGTTCTTCGGGATCGCGGTGATGAGTTCGTCGGAGGTGCTCGGCCGCAACTTCTACGCCCAGGTCGGGCTGCCCTGGATCGATCTGCTCGCCGACCAGAAGGTCGGCGGCGGCATCGCCTGGGCCACCGGCGAGATCCCGATGCTGCTGGTGATGGTGACGCTGGTGGTGCAGTGGTCCCGGGACGACTCCCGGGAGGCGGCCCGCAAGGACCGGCAGGCCGAACGGGACGACGACGCCGAGCTGCGCGCCTACAACGAGATGCTGTCGAAGCTGCGTCAGGGCGGCTGA
- a CDS encoding SRPBCC family protein, with protein MSSYTVQRRVVVGAPAERVHRLVADLREWRAWSPWEGLDPALEREYSGPEQGVGARYAWSGNRKAGRGTMEVTGVADDRIDILVTFEKPFRSTSTSTFLLAPTGDGAGATDVTWRMTGEQTGLAAVVGRVVPMDRLMGGDFERGLSRLKAVAEAG; from the coding sequence ATGAGCAGCTACACCGTCCAGCGGCGGGTCGTGGTCGGCGCCCCGGCCGAGCGGGTCCACCGGCTCGTCGCCGACCTCCGCGAGTGGCGGGCGTGGTCGCCGTGGGAGGGCCTCGATCCCGCCCTGGAGCGGGAGTACTCCGGTCCGGAGCAGGGCGTCGGAGCCCGCTACGCCTGGTCGGGCAACCGCAAGGCGGGCCGCGGCACCATGGAGGTCACCGGCGTCGCCGACGACCGGATCGACATCCTCGTGACCTTCGAGAAGCCGTTCCGCAGCACCAGCACGTCGACGTTCCTGCTGGCGCCCACCGGTGACGGCGCCGGTGCCACCGACGTCACCTGGCGGATGACGGGGGAGCAGACCGGGCTGGCCGCGGTCGTCGGCAGGGTCGTGCCGATGGACCGGCTGATGGGCGGGGACTTCGAGCGCGGCCTGTCCCGGCTCAAGGCGGTCGCCGAGGCGGGCTGA
- a CDS encoding cation-translocating P-type ATPase, translated as MSTDSDVRTVELRIDGMTCAACVGRVERKLGKLDGVRATVNLATERAVVEHPPGTPVETLVETVRKAGYGATELRPASGDTGDAATSDDTALRRLRTRMAVALVLFIPLADLSLAMSLVPTLRFPFWQWVVVALALPVVGWAAWPFHRTAFTNLRHGTTSMDTLVSLGVISASAWSLGEMAFTDTRTTLTGWDAVLHPSGPLYLEVAAGVTTFVLAGRYFEARARRTAGRVMRSLAALESDEVTVLVDGTETTVPVGRLRAGDRFLVRPGARIAADGVVETGRAAVDTSAMTGEPVPVEVGPGDAVTGGTIPSGGRLVVVAEQVGADTRLARMIAAVERAQTEKSATQRLVDRVSSVFVPVVLGLALLTLGGWLLAGAGWAGSLGPAIAVVIIACPCALGLATPTALMVATGRGAELGIFVKGYRALETTRAADTVVLDKTGTLTTGRMTVADVATAAGTGADELLARAAAVESGSEHAIAAAIRTRAADLGLSVPALDDFAALPGLGARGTVDGVTVTVGRPPADAGGLADRLAGWEAAGHTVVAVHVGEADGPDPGELAGLVALSDPVKESAPVAVAELVAAGLRPVLLTGDRPAAAHAVAAACGITEVVAGALPDGKVDHVRALQEQGHTVAMVGDGVNDAAALATADLGVAVGSGTDVALEAADVVLVRDDLRVLPATVELARATMGTIRGNLWWAFGYNVAAIPVAMAGLLNPLLAGAAMAVSSFLVVTNSLRLRRAASWADETLGGRRDPAADEESYVEAPA; from the coding sequence GTGAGTACCGACAGCGACGTCCGAACGGTCGAGCTGCGGATCGACGGCATGACCTGCGCCGCCTGCGTCGGGCGGGTCGAGCGCAAGCTCGGCAAGCTCGACGGCGTCCGCGCGACCGTCAACCTCGCGACCGAGCGTGCGGTCGTCGAGCACCCGCCGGGCACGCCCGTCGAGACGCTGGTCGAGACGGTGCGCAAGGCGGGCTACGGGGCCACCGAGCTGCGCCCCGCCTCCGGCGACACCGGCGACGCCGCGACCTCCGACGACACCGCGCTCCGCAGGCTGCGGACGCGGATGGCCGTCGCGCTCGTCCTGTTCATCCCGCTCGCGGACCTGTCGCTGGCGATGTCGCTGGTCCCGACGCTGCGGTTCCCGTTCTGGCAGTGGGTGGTGGTCGCGCTCGCGCTGCCGGTCGTCGGCTGGGCGGCGTGGCCGTTCCACCGGACCGCGTTCACGAACCTGCGGCACGGCACGACGTCGATGGACACCCTCGTCTCGCTGGGCGTCATCTCGGCGTCGGCGTGGTCGCTGGGGGAGATGGCCTTCACCGACACGCGGACCACGTTGACCGGGTGGGACGCGGTGCTGCACCCGTCCGGGCCGCTGTACCTGGAGGTCGCGGCGGGCGTCACGACGTTCGTGCTGGCCGGGCGCTACTTCGAGGCGCGGGCGCGGCGCACCGCGGGCCGGGTGATGCGCTCGCTGGCCGCGCTCGAGTCCGACGAGGTCACCGTCCTCGTCGACGGGACGGAGACGACCGTCCCGGTCGGACGGCTGCGCGCCGGCGACCGTTTCCTCGTCCGGCCGGGTGCGCGCATCGCCGCCGACGGCGTCGTGGAGACCGGGCGGGCGGCCGTCGACACGAGCGCGATGACCGGGGAGCCGGTGCCGGTCGAGGTCGGCCCCGGCGACGCCGTCACCGGCGGCACGATCCCCTCGGGCGGACGGCTGGTGGTCGTCGCGGAGCAGGTCGGCGCCGACACCCGGCTGGCCCGGATGATCGCCGCCGTCGAGCGGGCGCAGACCGAGAAGTCCGCGACCCAGCGGCTGGTGGACCGGGTGTCGTCGGTGTTCGTGCCGGTGGTGCTCGGGCTGGCGCTGCTGACGCTGGGCGGGTGGCTCCTCGCGGGCGCCGGCTGGGCGGGCTCGCTGGGGCCCGCGATCGCCGTCGTGATCATCGCCTGTCCGTGTGCGCTCGGCCTGGCGACCCCGACCGCGCTGATGGTGGCCACCGGGCGCGGTGCCGAGCTGGGCATCTTCGTGAAGGGCTACCGGGCGCTGGAGACGACCCGGGCCGCCGACACCGTCGTGCTGGACAAGACCGGGACCCTGACCACCGGCCGGATGACCGTCGCCGACGTCGCGACGGCCGCCGGGACCGGTGCGGACGAGCTGCTCGCCCGCGCGGCGGCCGTCGAATCCGGCTCCGAGCACGCCATCGCCGCCGCGATCCGCACCCGGGCCGCCGACCTCGGGCTGAGCGTGCCCGCGCTCGACGACTTCGCCGCGCTGCCCGGGCTCGGCGCCCGGGGCACCGTCGACGGCGTCACCGTGACGGTCGGCCGTCCCCCGGCCGACGCCGGTGGGCTCGCCGACCGGCTGGCCGGCTGGGAGGCGGCCGGGCACACCGTCGTCGCGGTGCACGTCGGGGAGGCCGACGGGCCCGATCCGGGGGAGCTCGCCGGCCTGGTCGCGCTGTCCGACCCGGTCAAGGAGTCGGCACCCGTCGCGGTCGCCGAGCTGGTCGCCGCGGGCCTGCGCCCGGTCCTGCTGACCGGCGACCGGCCCGCCGCGGCGCACGCCGTCGCCGCGGCCTGCGGGATCACCGAGGTCGTCGCCGGGGCACTGCCCGACGGCAAGGTCGACCACGTCCGCGCGCTGCAGGAGCAGGGCCACACGGTCGCGATGGTCGGCGACGGCGTGAACGACGCCGCCGCGCTCGCCACCGCGGACCTCGGCGTCGCGGTCGGCTCGGGCACCGACGTCGCGCTGGAGGCCGCCGACGTCGTGCTCGTCCGCGACGACCTGCGGGTGCTCCCGGCGACCGTCGAGCTCGCCCGGGCCACGATGGGCACGATCCGCGGCAACCTGTGGTGGGCGTTCGGCTACAACGTCGCGGCGATCCCGGTCGCGATGGCGGGGCTGCTCAACCCGCTGCTGGCCGGGGCGGCGATGGCCGTGTCGTCGTTCCTGGTGGTGACGAACAGCCTGCGCCTGCGCCGGGCCGCGAGCTGGGCCGACGAGACCCTCGGCGGCCGGCGCGACCCGGCCGCCGACGAGGAGTCCTACGTCGAGGCCCCCGCCTGA
- a CDS encoding thioredoxin domain-containing protein, protein MAGKRKAPPSKNPLTAKRGPSQATVIGSVVVVAFAAVVGFGVFWNNQPADVVVPQNATAQGISTGNAAAAKKIDIYLDFQCPACKQFQQLSGSTIDELRDSGQAEVIYHPIAILDNTSPDRFSSRSAAAAGCVAEAGAFPQWEKLMYENQPRERDAGLTTAQMAQLAQQAGAQGDVTSCIEDERFEPWAQSITQQAFQAEVQSTPTVKVDGQTIDNPVPDALKQAVAS, encoded by the coding sequence ATGGCCGGGAAGCGGAAGGCTCCGCCGTCGAAGAACCCGCTCACGGCGAAACGGGGTCCGTCGCAGGCCACGGTGATCGGCTCCGTCGTCGTCGTCGCGTTCGCGGCCGTCGTCGGGTTCGGGGTGTTCTGGAACAACCAGCCCGCGGACGTCGTCGTCCCGCAGAACGCGACCGCGCAGGGGATCTCCACCGGCAACGCCGCGGCCGCCAAGAAGATCGACATCTACCTCGACTTCCAGTGCCCGGCGTGCAAGCAGTTCCAGCAGCTCTCCGGGTCGACGATCGACGAGCTGCGCGACTCCGGGCAGGCCGAGGTCATCTACCACCCCATCGCGATCCTGGACAACACCTCACCGGACCGCTTCTCCTCCCGGTCGGCCGCCGCGGCGGGCTGCGTCGCCGAGGCCGGGGCCTTCCCGCAGTGGGAGAAGCTGATGTACGAGAACCAGCCCCGGGAGCGCGACGCGGGCCTGACGACGGCGCAGATGGCCCAGCTGGCGCAGCAGGCCGGCGCGCAGGGCGACGTCACCTCGTGCATCGAGGACGAGCGGTTCGAGCCGTGGGCCCAGAGCATCACCCAGCAGGCGTTCCAGGCCGAGGTGCAGAGCACCCCGACCGTGAAGGTCGACGGACAGACGATCGACAACCCGGTGCCCGACGCCCTGAAGCAGGCCGTCGCGAGCTGA
- a CDS encoding HPr family phosphocarrier protein, giving the protein MNAERTAVVASEVGLHARPAAVFARAAKDTGLPVTIALDGGEPVDATSVLSVLTLGAGHGQRVTLRAEGDGAAAALDHLAGLLESTG; this is encoded by the coding sequence GTGAACGCCGAGCGCACCGCCGTCGTCGCGTCGGAGGTCGGACTGCACGCCCGCCCCGCCGCCGTCTTCGCGCGGGCGGCGAAGGACACCGGCCTGCCGGTGACGATCGCCCTCGACGGCGGGGAACCGGTCGACGCGACCAGCGTCCTGTCCGTGCTGACGCTCGGCGCCGGGCACGGGCAGCGGGTGACGCTGCGGGCCGAGGGTGACGGCGCGGCCGCCGCCCTCGACCACCTGGCCGGGCTGCTGGAGTCGACCGGCTGA
- a CDS encoding PTS transporter subunit EIIC — translation MTATSAENRRGLAGLQRLGRSLMLPIAALPAAGLLNRLGQDDLLGRFESMSTVATVIGAAGSALFDNLGLIFAVGIAIGWAKRADGSTALAAVVGYLVLQGVFEAMSPLVLPGRLDPDGAQELIDYGVLGGILVGLIAAVLWQRYHRIKLPTYLAFFGGRRFVPILTAVVVMLLAAGLGLLYPLFDAGLTALGQAITANAVIGGGIYGFANRMLIPLGLHHILNSVVWFVIGDYDGARGDLNRFFAGDPDAGIFMTGFFPIMMFALPAAALAIWHEARPANRKVTGGIMLSVALTAFVTGITEPLEFAFVFVAWPLYVIHAVLTGTSHMLVNALGIHDGFTFSAGAIDYVLNFGQATQPLLLIPIGLGYAVVYYVLFRFVIRRWNLRTPGREEPEEPDGAGTPARPGRTEGETP, via the coding sequence ACGTCTCGGCCGCAGCCTCATGCTCCCGATCGCGGCGCTGCCCGCGGCGGGACTGCTCAACCGCCTCGGCCAGGACGACCTCCTGGGCCGGTTCGAGTCGATGTCCACGGTCGCGACCGTGATCGGCGCCGCCGGGTCGGCGCTGTTCGACAATCTCGGACTGATCTTCGCCGTCGGGATCGCGATCGGCTGGGCGAAGCGCGCGGACGGCTCGACGGCGCTCGCGGCCGTCGTCGGGTACCTGGTGCTGCAGGGCGTGTTCGAGGCGATGAGCCCGCTGGTGCTGCCCGGCAGGCTCGACCCGGACGGCGCCCAGGAGCTGATCGACTACGGCGTACTCGGCGGCATCCTGGTCGGGCTGATCGCCGCCGTCCTCTGGCAGCGCTACCACCGGATCAAGCTCCCCACCTACCTGGCGTTCTTCGGCGGGCGGCGGTTCGTGCCGATCCTGACCGCGGTCGTCGTCATGCTGCTGGCGGCCGGGCTCGGCCTGCTCTACCCGCTGTTCGACGCCGGCCTCACCGCGCTCGGCCAGGCGATCACCGCGAACGCCGTGATCGGCGGCGGGATCTACGGGTTCGCCAACCGCATGCTCATCCCGCTGGGCCTGCACCACATCCTGAACTCGGTCGTCTGGTTCGTCATCGGCGACTACGACGGCGCCCGCGGCGACCTCAACCGGTTCTTCGCCGGCGATCCGGACGCCGGCATCTTCATGACCGGCTTCTTCCCGATCATGATGTTCGCGCTGCCCGCGGCGGCGCTGGCGATCTGGCACGAGGCGCGCCCGGCGAACCGGAAGGTCACCGGCGGGATCATGCTGTCGGTGGCGCTGACCGCGTTCGTCACCGGCATCACCGAGCCGCTGGAGTTCGCGTTCGTCTTCGTCGCCTGGCCGCTGTACGTGATCCACGCGGTGCTCACCGGCACCTCGCACATGCTGGTCAACGCGCTCGGGATCCACGACGGCTTCACCTTCTCCGCCGGCGCGATCGACTACGTGCTCAACTTCGGGCAGGCGACGCAGCCGCTGCTGCTGATACCGATCGGGCTCGGGTACGCGGTGGTCTACTACGTCCTGTTCCGGTTCGTGATCCGGCGCTGGAACCTGCGGACGCCGGGCCGGGAGGAACCGGAGGAGCCGGATGGTGCGGGGACCCCGGCGCGGCCGGGCCGGACCGAGGGGGAGACACCGTGA